GAGCCTCTGCCTGTCCGTCTAAAATATGGTAAAGAGTTTCTACATTGCTGCTTAAAGAGTTTTCCATAGCACGCACATAGCGCAGAATATAGTCCGCAGTAATGTATTTCGGATAAATGACACTTCCCAAATCCAGTCCATCAATAATATCATCAAAAGCAATACGATTTACCTTTGTAATCAGCTTGGCATGAGAGTTTTTCTTGGCAAACAGAGAAAGGAGGATATTTTCCTCGTCCATATTGGTAAGTGTAACAAAAGCTTCTGTCTGTGTAAGTCCTTCCTCTAAGAGAAGCTTTTTATCTGTTCCGTCACCGCAGATAACGGTAATTCTAGGCAAAAGCTCACTTAATTCCTCGCAGCGGGAAACGTTGGACTCTACCATACGCACATGGATTTTCAATTCGTCAAGAAGTGCTGCCAGATAGTACCCTAAGGTTCCTCCGCCTACAATCATGGCATTTTTTACCTGATTTGTGGTTACGCCTATTTTTTTGAAAAATTTTGCAGAATTGGCAGGGGAGGCAATGATAGAAATAAAATCATAGTCCTTTAATACAAAATTTCCGGACGGAATAAACACTTCACTGTCTCTTTCCACACCACAGATTAAAACATTACATTTCAGGTTATCTACGATTTCCATAACGGAAAGTCCGTCTAAACGAAACTCCGGCAGAATTTTAAATTTCATCAATTCCACTCTGCCCTTCGCAAAGGTGTCAAGCTTAATGGCAGACGGAAAACGCAGAAGTCTGGAGATTTCCATTGCCGCAGAGTATTCTGGATTGATAATCATAGAAATACCAAGACTTTTTCGGATAAAATTCCTTTCTTTGTTATAAATCGGATTGCGGACACGGGCAATGGTGTGGCATTT
The DNA window shown above is from Blautia hansenii DSM 20583 and carries:
- the trkA gene encoding Trk system potassium transporter TrkA; protein product: MKIIIVGCGKIGSTLAEQLSYEQHDLVVIDTNPRKIQQLSESIDVMGIAGNGSSVNVLSEAGVEDAHILIAVTGSDELNLLCCVIAKKVSKCHTIARVRNPIYNKERNFIRKSLGISMIINPEYSAAMEISRLLRFPSAIKLDTFAKGRVELMKFKILPEFRLDGLSVMEIVDNLKCNVLICGVERDSEVFIPSGNFVLKDYDFISIIASPANSAKFFKKIGVTTNQVKNAMIVGGGTLGYYLAALLDELKIHVRMVESNVSRCEELSELLPRITVICGDGTDKKLLLEEGLTQTEAFVTLTNMDEENILLSLFAKKNSHAKLITKVNRIAFDDIIDGLDLGSVIYPKYITADYILRYVRAMENSLSSNVETLYHILDGQAEALEFAVKESSSITNTPLSDLNLKDNLLIACINRNGNIQIPRGQDTIQVGDTVVVVTSIPGLRDLKDILKK